From a region of the Arachis ipaensis cultivar K30076 chromosome B09, Araip1.1, whole genome shotgun sequence genome:
- the LOC107617695 gene encoding uncharacterized protein LOC107617695, with the protein MDKSWMLKPRTSKKYLDGLDEFLDFAFHNAAEGTQILCPCKNCNNCSWRNREDVYEHLVCDGFDKGYNKWIFHGECGSSKSAEKDGSEIQDNLDKLLEETFMMSRQFETSQFDDALDEDENEEEPDEETKKFYKLIHDAHQELYLGCKDFTKLSTIVRLLHIKNLHGWSNVSFNMLLQLLNELLPEGSCLPSIYEECKYIIKGLDFSYEKIDACPNDCILYWKKFKEYTTCPKCGASRYKMKKVQSAKRKVSCKLTSQPIPAKILRYFPLKLRIKKLFISSKTADLMTWHNKGRKNDGKLRHPADSPAWKTFDSLHSNFALEPRNVRMGLASDGFNPYKTMSSRYSIWPVVLTIYNLSPWDCMKQHSMMLSLLIPGPSSPNRNIDIYLQPLIDELKELWENGFETYDASSGKLFRVHAALLWTISDLPGYSMLSGWRTSGKLACPVCNYDTCSRFLKHSKKTCYMGHRRFLASKHRWRKDKKSFDGTKELRTAPVPLSGPDVLEKLGNRENSFGKTIKRRRNDDDPWTKKSIFFELPYWSTNLLRHNLDVMHIEKNICENIVGTLLNLEGKSKDHLKARLDLVDMEIRHELHPKNIGLNKTFLPPARFTMSSKEKSDFCCVLKNVKLPEGYGSNISRCVQLEHHKLLGLKSHDYHILMQDLLKIAIRRALPKEVVRVLLKFSSYFKTLCSKVIRVDVFEQLDVEIAQILCELERIFPPSFFVLMIHLSMHLAYEARLGGPVQYRWMYPIERFLLKLKNYVRNKSRPEGSIAEGYLADECLTFCSRYLNDNVRTKFNNPTKNLDGPIGNGVMISLDPLMWEQSHRYVLFNCNITAPYIKQHEEIVFSDAHSLGDKWDKTKDHCLTFTELFEDFARNSSVNKELKWLSRGPNVAARRFSAYVINGYKFVTEDCERKTQNTGVIVISSTVKFRNEKDEDPEVENVTYYGVLKDIPELDYHGHSKYVLFKCDWFQSKKDNFGLTLVNFRKPIYENDPFVFATQVRQVYYTEDPSDTWHVVTNTIPRDLFDIYGDLDNDDMEKFKDGPQITSSMLYQSTSVEDDVNWIRDDIPGTTIDTCILDNQPMGEESQDNLDFSHRDMSTL; encoded by the exons ATGGATAAGAGTTGGATGCTCAAACCGCGAACTTCTAAGAAGTACTTAGATGGATTAGATGAGTTTCTTGATTTTGCATTTCATAATGCAGCTGAAGGAACTCAGATTCTATGCCCTTGTAAGAATTGCAATAATTGTTCTTGGAGAAATCGAGAGGATGTTTACGAGCATTTAGTTTGTGATGGGTTTGATAAGGGATACAATAAGTGGATATTTCATGGAGAATGTGGATCTTCAAAATCTGCTGAGAAGGATGGATCTGAAATACAAGATAACTTGGATAAATTGTTGGAAGAGACTTTCATGATGTCGAGGCAATTTGAAACGAGTCAATTTGATGACGCATTGGATGAGGATGAAAATGAAGAAGAGCCTGATGAAGAAACTAAGAAGTTTTACAAGTTGATCCATGATGCTCATCAAGAATTATATCTGGGATGTAAAGATTTTACAAAGTTATCAACTATTGTTCGTTTGCTCCACATAAAGAACCTTCATGGTTGGAGCAACGTATCATTTAATATGTTACTACAACTACTCAATGAATTACTTCCCGAAGGCTCGTGTCTACCATCAATATATGAAGAATGCAAGTACATCATCAAGGGCTTAGATTTCAGTTATGAAAAAATTGACGCTTGTCCAAATGACTGTATCTTATACTGGAAGAAGTTTAAGGAATACACTACTTGTCCAAAGTGTGGTGCTTCTAGGTATAAAATGAAAAAGGTCCAAAGTGCTAAAAGAAAAGTTTCTTGCAAGTTAACTTCTCAACCAATTCCAGCAAAGATTTTGAGGTATTTTCCTTTGAAACTGAGGATCAAGAAACTATTCATATCTTCAAAAACCGCTGATCTGATGACGTGGCACAATAAAGGTCGTAAAAATGATGGAAAACTAAGGCATCCGGCAGACTCACCAGCTTGGAAAACTTTCGATTCGTTACATTCAAATTTTGCATTGGAGCCTCGAAATGTGAGGATGGGTTTAGCAAGTGATGGTTTTAACCCATATAAAACAATGAGTAGTAGATACAGTATTTGGCCGGTGGTCCTGACGATATATAACTTGTCTCCATGGGATTGCATGAAACAACATTCTATGATGTTGTCTTTGCTTATTCCTGGTCCTTCTTCTCCTAATAGAAATATTGATATATATTTACAACCTTTAATCGATGAGTTAAAAGAGTTGTGGGAGAATGGCTTTGAGACATATGATGCTTCTAGTGGAAAGTTATTTCGTGTACATGCTGCCTTACTTTGGACTATAAGCGATTTGCCTGGTTACTCTATGTTATCTGGTTGGCGTACAAGTGGAAAATTGGCATGTCCTGTTTGTAATTATGACACATGCTCTAGATTCTTGAAACATAGTAAAAAAACGTGTTACATGGGACATCGAAGATTTTTAGCATCAAAGCATCGGTGGCGAAAGGACAAGAAGAGTTTTGACGGTACGAAAGAGCTAAGAACAGCACCTGTACCACTATCAGGGCCTGATGTATTAGAAAAATTAGGCAATAGGGAGAATTCGTTTGGGAAGACTATAAAGAGGAGAAGAAATGATGATGATCCCTGGACTAAGAAAAGCATCTTTTTCGAGTTACCATATTGGAGTACTAATTTGCTTCGTCACAACTTAGATGTAATGCACATTGAAAAGAATATTTGTGAAAATATTGTTGGAACATTATTGAATTTAGAAGGAAAATCAAAAGATCATCTCAAAGCAAGGCTTGACTTGGTAGATATGGAGATACGGCATGAACTTCATCCAAAAAATATAGGACTAAATAAGACATTTTTGCCACCAGCACGTTTCACAATGTCTTCAAAGGAAAAAAGTGACTTTTGTTGTGTTTTGAAAAATGTGAAGCTTCCTGAAGGGTATGGCTCCAATATTTCTAGGTGTGTTCAACTGGAACATCACAAACTTCTTGGTCTTAAGAGTCACGACTACCATATATTGATGCAAGACTTGCTTAAAATAGCAATTCGAAGAGCCTTACCAAAAGAAGTTGTGAGAGTTCTACTCAAGTTCAGTTCATACTTCAAGACTTTATGCTCTAAAGTTATCAGAGTTGATGTGTTTGAACAATTAGATGTCGAAATTGCACAAATTCTTTGTGAATTAGAAAGAATATTTCCACCATCATTTTTTGTGCTAATGATCCATTTGTCTATGCATCTAGCATATGAAGCAAGACTTGGTGGACCTGTCCAATACCGTTGGATGTACCCAATTGAGAG GTTCCTACTCAAATTGAAGAATTATGTCCGTAATAAAAGTCGTCCTGAGGGATCTATTGCAGAAGGGTATTTAGCAGATGAATGTTTGACATTTTGTTCAAGATACTTGAATGACAATGTCCGAACAAAATTCAATAACCCAACAAAGAATCTTGACGGCCCAATAGGGAATGGGGTGATGATAAGTCTGGATCCTCTTATGTGGGAGCAATCTCATCGATATGTATTGTTCAATTGTAATATCACCGCTCCATATATCAA ACAACATGAGGAGATTGTTTTTAGTGATGCTCATAGCCTTGGAGATAAATGGGACAAGACAAAAGACCATTGTCTTACTTTTACGGAATTGTTTGAAGATTTTGCTAGGAATTCATCTGTTAATAAGGAGTTGAAGTGGTTGTCTAGAGGGCCAAATGTTGCTGCAAGAAGATTTTCTGCTTATGTGATAAATGGTTATAAGTTTGTGACTGAAGATtgtgagagaaaaacacaaaatactGGAGTTATTGTTATTTCATCCACTGTCAAGTTTAGAAATGAGAAAGATGAGGATCCAGAAGTAGAAAATGTCACTTATTATGGAGTTCTAAAAGATATACCTGAGTTAGATTATCATGGGCATTCTAAATATGTGCTATTTAAGTGCGATTGGTTTCAAAGTAAAAAAGACAACTTTGGGTTAACACTGGTAAACTTTAGAAAGCCAATTTATGAAAATGATCCATTCGTGTTTGCAACTCAAGTAAGACAAGTTTATTACACAGAAGATCCAAGTGATACTTGGCATGTTGTTACCAACACCATTCCAAGGGATTTGTTTGATATATACGGTGACTTAGATAATGATGACATGGAAAAGTTCAAGGATGGTCCTCAAATAACAAGTTCTATGCTTTATCAATCTACAAGTGTTGAAGATGATGTTAATTGGATTAGGGATGATATACCTGGGACAACAATTGATACATGCATCTTAGATAATCAACCAATGGGAGAAGAGTCTCAAGATAATCTTGATTTTAGTCATAGAGATATGTCAACCCTATGA